DNA sequence from the Pseudocalidococcus azoricus BACA0444 genome:
TGATCGAGGGTATCTCCCTGTAACTGGGTTAAATCTCGCATCATCGGCACATAATTGACTTCTGGTTTGGCTTGGGGATACCAGTCTCTTAACCAGGCCTGGAGTTGTAAAATTTCTGCTGATTGGACATCAATAATGGCCTGGGCAAAGGCGCGCATTTCTGGACGTGGACTGCGGTTAAGGATCAGGGTCGCCGTTTCAACCGCTTCTTGATGGTGGGGGATCATTTCCGCAATGTAATGTTCTTCACTTGTAACCATCATCATGTGGCCACCGTGAGACATGGGAGTTCGGGAATGTCCCATTACCTGTAGGGATTCTGGCTGGGCTTGGAGGCCTTGATAGTTGGACTGCCACCCAAAAATCCCCCCACCCAAAACAGCAGCCCCAACTCCTAAAGTAATGAATAGTTTTTGACTGCTGATTACCATAATAATTTCCCCCTGAGATAATTTAATTATAGCAATACCCACTGCCTAGGATTTTGACCCATTCGGTGCTTGGTGCAGCGTCAATCTGGGTAATAGTTTGGATCAAAAAGCTAAGACTTTAGTCCTATAAAATATCAAGCAAGCCCCTAGCCAGAGTTTGCCAGGCCATGTCTCCCCTCCAACAACTCGAAGCCTACTCCCAGCAGCACCCCCAAGAGGTCTTACTGATCAGTGCCCGCTGGCTGGATGGGGCCAACACGGAGCAGGAAGATTATGTGATGGTCTTTAAGGGGGTTTCCAGTTCCTTGATGCACGCGACGGCGGTGGATGCCGATGTACCTGTTTTACCCCCCCAGGCCGAGATCCTAACCATTGATCGCCTAGCTAGTCCCTACAACCCTAACCAACCGCAATATCTAGAGCAAAACATCACTTGGGAAAGGTTTGTTGCTCAATATCTCAATATTTGATCGGCATTGAGCCAATATAGTAGCTTAGGAATATCTGGGCCTGGAGGATAAGGTGTTGCTATCTTCTGCCGATCATACCCGTGATAACATCCTGCCACCCCCTGAGGTCAATTATCAGGCCCAAGTCCAGCAATTACAGGCCCTGTTGGCGGAGATGAGCCAGGCAGTTGTCCCCAATGGTCAACGACAAGCAGCCCAAAAGCTGGCCACAGAATTAGGCTTGACCCTGGGGGGCCTGGGCTTTACCGATGCAACCCAACTGGCCTGGATGATTGCCCAACGCCTCACCGAAACCCTGACCTTTACCCCCCAGACCTTAAAAGAACTCAATCATTGGGGCAGCAAGCTTAAGGAATTAACCAGCCCTGTCCCGGCCGCACCCCCGGATCAACCTGAGATTTTATTAATTGATGAGGATTTGGATTTAGCCCAGGCCTTAGGACGCGATGCCCCGCACTGGGAAATGCAATTGGTGACAGTGACAACCTGGGCGGATGGTCTGGCTTATCTGGCGGATTATCGCCCCAGTTTAGTCGTAATCAATCCCCATTTAGCCCCCGACAGCCAAGCTAATTCTCAACTCCTTTCCCGCTTATCCCAGGCCAGTCCGGCAATTCCGACCATTTTATTCACCGATGAAGACAGTTGGCGGGCCCGGTTAGCAGCAATTCGCTTGGGAAGTCGGGTTAGTTTGGCAAAGCCCGTCAGTGGGGATCAAGTCTGGCAGGCCATTAGTGATCTCCTCCATCGCCAAGAGAACACCCAGGCCCATGTCTTAATTGTGGATGATGATCCGGTGGCGATTACAATCCTGAAACGGGTGCTTGCCCCTTGGGGCCTGGATATCACCGCAGTGCAGGATCCCCAGAAGTTTTGGCAGGCCCTTGAAGCTACCATTCCTGATCTCGTCATTCTGGATGTGCAAATGCCGGGGATTAACGGGATTGAATTGTGTCAGATGGTGCGTTCAGATCCCCGCTGGGGCCGCTTGCCAATTGTTTTTTTTACCGCCAGCACCGAACCAGATTTAGTCACCCGCCTATTTGCCGCCGGAGCCGATGATTTTGTCAGTAAGCCGATCATTGGCCCGGAACTGGTGACCCGGATTCTGAACCGCCTCGAACGCACCCGCCTCTTACGGAGTTTAGCTGAAACCGACCCCCTGACTGGAATTTTTAACCGCCGTAAAGCCCAGGAAATGCTGGAAAAATTTATTGGACTGGCCCAGGCCGAGACTCAACCCCTATCTTTAGTGATGTTGGATTTGGATCACTTTAAGCAGGTGAATGATCGGTATGGCCACAGCAGCGGTGATCAGGTCTTGGTCGCAACGGCTCGTTTACTCCGCCAATCCCTCCGTCCAGAGGATGTGGTGGCCCGTTGGGGGGGAGAAGAGTTTTTAATTGGGATGTATGGCCTGGGGGCAGAGACAGCGGTGGCGCGCCTGGAGTTTGTCTTGGAGAAGTTACGCACAAGGCAATTTACCTCTGAGCAAGGAGAGATATTCCAGGTTAGTTTTAGTGCCGGGGTAGCCGAATTTCCCCACCAGGGCCAGGATCTAATGAGCCTTTACCGGACGGCCGATGAAACTCTCTACGCCGCCAAAGCCAATGGTCGTAATCAGGTCTTAGCCGCCAACGTCTAACAGTACCCCGGCCTAGTTTCCTGCATAGGCAATCTTAATGGTTCAATAGGTGGGGAGTGCTTGTAAATCTGACCATTCCTGCCGATCCCGTGACCCAGACTGTTCTGAGAGAGTAGAACTGTTAAAAAGACTGCCGATAAAGCATTTCTGACTTGTCCCCGTCTCACCCCAAATGAGTAACGCGATAGAATCAGCCCATTTCCTCGCTGTCTTGCCAATGTCCATCAGAGCCGAAAAACTATTGCGTTGGCAGCGGTCACAATCTTTATTGTCCCGGCAATGGCAAATTACCACCGCAATTTTGGGGCTAGTGGGGCGGTGGTTGGGAGACTGGGCCTGGCATCGGAATTCTGCTCGCCTGCGCCAAAAACGGGCCCGCCAGCTGGTGCAAACCCTGCTGAATTTGGGGCCGACCTTTATTAAGATTGGGCAATTTCTCTCCACTCGGATAGATCTACTGCCTTGGGAATATGTGGAAGCTCTCCGTGATCTCCAGGATCGGGTTCCCCCCTTTAGTTCCCGCCAGGCCTTGGAGATTGTCAGCCGTGAATTAGGTTATCCTCTACCAGAACTCTATGCCGAATTTACCGCTGAACCCCTGGCAGCCGCTAGTTTAGGCCAAGTCCATCGAGCCACATTACACACAGGCGAGGCCGTCGTTGTCAAAGTCCAGCGGCCCTATTTACAGCAACTTTTGAGCTTGGATTATCGGGTAATCGGGGCCTGGGTCAAATTGATCCATCGGATGATTCCCGTCAGTCGCCGTTACGATTTACCTGCCATTTATGAAGAATTCTTTAGCATCCTCTTGCAAGAAATTGACTATATCCGGGAAGGTCAAAATGCCGACCGCTTTCGCCAAAACTTCCAGGCCGAGCCTCATATTCGCGTTCCCAAGATTTACTGGACCTACACCACCAGTCGCGTCCTGACGATGGAATATTTACCCGGAATCCGGATTGATAACCGCGCTGCCCTGGCTGCCCACGGACTCAACCCCCAGGCCCTGAATCAACTGGGTATTTGCTGCTACCTCAAACAACTCTTAATTGATGGCTTTTTTCATGCCGACCCCCACCCTGGCAACTTGGCTGTGACAACCACAGGAGATTTAATTTTTTACGACTACGGCATGATGACGGAAGTGGCCGCCCTGAACCAAGAACAAATGGTGGCAACATTTTTTGCTGTCCTCCAGAAAGATACCCAGCAGGTGATTGTTACCTTGACCCAGTTGGGCTTAATTGAACCCGTCGCCGATATGTCCACCGTGGAGCGGATCATGCAGGTGATTCTGACGGAATTTACGGAACGGCCCCTAGATGTGGAATTTTTTAGCCAGATGCGCCAAGACGTTTATCTGCTTTTCCAACAACAGCCTTTCCGCCTGCCCGCCAAACTGACCTATATCCTCAAGTCTTTAACCACCTTAGATGGCATTGCCCGGACGCTGGATGCAAACTATAACTTGGTGGCCGCGGCTCAACCCTTCGTGAAACAATTAGCCCTCAGTTCGCGGGGACGGGGCTGGCGGGCCTTGACCCAACAAACCCAAAGCTTTATTCAACGCAAACTCAACCAACCCAGCCACACGGAAATCCTGTTACAAAATTTCCAGGCCCGGCTCGAACGGGGTGACATTAAAGTCCGGGTTAAGGCCCCAGAAACGGAGATCATGCTGCGGCGAGTTTATCTGACCCTGCAATGTTTATTACTGACCTCTGTTGCCGGCTTCACTTTGTTGGGAGGGATATTACTTCTCTTAGGAGATTATTGGGGCGGGGCGATTTTTCTGTTTATGGTGACGGCTTTAGCAGTTTTGGGCCTGGGGCGATTGGCCTGGCGACTCCTATTTTAAGTTTGTGTATCAAAGTCAGACCCAGATCAAGCATCTCCTAAGGGATGGTTTAAGATAAAGAGTCAATCCAGCCGCCCTCGGAATTTTTCCCTATGTCCTTTGTTGGCCTGCATATTCACAGTGACTACAGTTTGCTCGATGGCGCCAGTCAGTTACCGGATCTGGTCAACCAGGCCATGGAATTGGGGATGCCCGCGGTGGCCTTAACGGATCATGGGGTGATGTATGGCGCAGTCGAACTCCTAAAACTCTGTCGGGGTAAGAACCTCAAGCCGATCATTGGCAACGAAATGTATGTGATCAACGGGGATATTACCAAACAGGAACGACGGCCGCGGTTTCATCAAGTTGTCTTAGCCAAAAATACCCAAGGCTATCGGAACCTGGCCAAGCTAACCACGATTTCCCATCTCGAAGGGGTGCAAAGCAAAGGAATTTTCTCCCGCCCCTGTATCAACAAAGATTTACTGGAGCAGTATCGGGAAGGCTTGATTGTCACCAGTGCCTGTCTAGGCGGTGAAATTCCCCAGGCCATCATGCACGGCAAACCCGATGTAGCAAGACGAGTGGCCAGTTGGTACAAAGAACGGTTTGGTGAAGATTTTTACTTAGAAATTCAAGATCATGGCTCCCCGGAAGATCGGGTTGTCAATGTGGAATTGGTGAAAATCAGTCAGGAATTGGGAATCGAGATTATTGCCACGAACGACTCCCATTACATCTCCTGCTACGACGTGGAAAGCCATGATGCGCTCTTGTGTATTCAAACCGGCAAGCTGATTACAGAAGATAAACGATTAAGGTATAGCGGCACCGAATATCTCAAATCCGCTGCAGAAATGGCCCTGCTGTTTCGGGATCATTTAGAGCCAGAGATTGTTGAAATGGCGATTAAAAACACCCTGGCCGTCGCGGAAAAGATTGAAGGGTATGACATTTTCCGGGAACCCCAAAGCCCCGCCTATCCTCTCCCCCCCGGCCATACGGCTGAAACCTATCTGGAACAAGTCACCTGGGCAGGCTTACTCAACCGCTTTAATTTAACGACGCGCACTGAAGTTGAACCCCGCTATCGGGAACGCTTGGAATACGAGTTAGAAATGCTCCAAAAAATGGGCTTTTCGACTTATTTTCTTGTCGTGTGGGATTACATCAAGTATGCGCGGGATAATGGCATTCCCGTGGGGCCAGGCCGGGGGTGCGTTCTAGGCAATACACGAGTGTTATTAGCAAATGGTCAAGAGACTTGTATCCAAGATATTCAGGTGGGGGAAGTCGTCATTACCCATCGTGGCCAAGCCCTACCCGTCACTCAGAAATTTGAATATCCTTGCAATGAAAAAATCATTCAACTGGCCATCGGCAGCGAAACCCTGACCCTCACCCAGGATCATAAAATTTGGGCAATTCAGTCGCAACGATGTACGGTCAAGTCAGCTAAAACTGAGACTGTTATTTGTAAACCCAGTTGCCAGCGTTATTGTTCAGAAAAGCCTTTTGAAAAGTACCAACTAGAGTGGTTGCCAGCTTCAAGTCTAGAAAAAGATGATTTTGTTGTTTTCCCCCGTAATCATTCGACTGAGCAACCTCTGACGTTTGATCTCCTGGATTACATTGAATCTAAGCCCCATCTCAAACATGATGAGTGCTCCATTTGGTATGAAATTGGCACCAACTCACTACTCACCCACAAAATTCCCCGTTTCATTCCCTATGATCAAAACTTGGCCAAACTTTTAGGGTTTTATATTGCTGAAGGGTGGTCACGATTAGGCGAGCGTGAATGTGCCGTTGGTTTTGGCTTCTCTGATCAGGAGTGGGATTATGCCCAAGAAGTTAGCCAATTATTACAAAATGTTTTTGGTCTTGATAGTAAAATTACGCCTCACCAAACGCGCCATTCACTTCAAGTCATTGCTTATTCACGCATCGTTGGGGAATTTCTCGCAGCAATTTGTGGCAAGGGAGCAAATCATAAGATTATTCCTAATGATATTATTTTGCATGGTCAGTCTAACTACACTAGAATCCTCATTGCGTATCTTTTTCGGGGTGATGGTCATAATGGTTCTTCTAGTAAAACGATTGCAATTAAATACACAACCACCTCGCCCCAATTAGCCTCACAGTTACGTTTTCTCTTGGCTCGGTTTGGATATTGGGCCTCAATCTTAATCCGTAAGAAAGATAACACTAAATGGGCTGATGAATATTCAGTCAAGTTAGCTGGAAAACAATTATTGAACTGGAATTCAGATTTCTGGGATTTTCCGATTGGTGTTAAAGAACAAGCCTTTTATCGAAATGATAGCTTTTATGTTGATGAAAATTACATTTATATCAAGATTCGGGCTAAAGACTATATTGACTTCAGTGGCAAGGTTTATGATATTTCAGTTCCCCCAGATGCTTCTTATGTTGCCAATGGGTATGCCATTCATAATTCTGCCGCGGGATCTCTTGTTGCCTATGCCTTGGGAATTACTAACATTGATCCAGTCCATCATGGCTTACTGTTTGAACGCTTCTTAAACCCGGAACGGAAATCCATGCCGGATATTGATACGGATTTCTGTATTGAACGCCGGGATGAAGTGATTCAATATGTCACCCAAAAATATGGCACCGAGCGGGTGGCCCAGATCATTACCTTTAACCGGATGACTTCCAAAGCAGTGCTGAAAGATGTGGCCCGGGTGTTGGATATTCCCTATGGGGAAGCGGACAAAATGGCCAAAATGATTCCGATTGTCCGGGGCAAACCGACCAAACTGAAAGTGATGATTTCCGATGAGACCCCAGAGCCGGAATTTAAGAAAGTTTATGACACCGATGAACGGGTGCGCCACTGGATTGATTTGGCGATGCGGATTGAAGGGACAAACAAAACCTATGGAGTTCATGCCGCGGGGGTGGTGATTGCCTCCGAACCCTTGGCCGAAATTGTGCCCCTCCAACGCAACAATGATGGGGCGGTGATTACCCAATATTTCATGGAAGATTTGGAATCCCTTGGCCTGTTGAAAATGGACTTTTTGGGTCTGCGGAATTTGACAATGATCCAAAAAACCAAGGACTTGGTGCAGCAATTTCAAAATCTGGATGTGGATGTGGATGCCTTACCCCTAGATGATCCAGCCACCTATTCCTTACTCTCCCGCGGGGAACTGGAGGGGATTTTCCAACTGGAATCCTCAGGGATGCGGCAAATTGTCCGAGAACTGAAGCCTTCCAACCTGGAAGATATTTCCTCTGTTCTGGCCCTCTATCGGCCTGGCCCCCTGGATGCTGGCCTAGTCCCGAAATTTATTAACCGCAAACATGGCCGAGAACGAATTCAATATGAACATGACCTGCTCAAGCCAATTCTTGACGAAACCTATGGGGTGTTAATTTTCCAAGAACAGATCATGAAAATGGCCCAGGACTTGGCCGGCTATTCCTTGGGTCAGGCAGACCTGTTGCGGCGGGCGATGGGGAAAAAGAAAGTCTCGGAAATGCAAAAACACGAGCAGATGTTTGTGGATGGGGCAGCGAAAAATGGCGTACCGGGAAAAATTGCCCAAGACCTGTTTCAACAGATGGTGATGTTTGCCGAATATTGCCTCAGTGCAGATACGGAACTTTACACCGTGGAATATGGCTGGCTCCAGATTGGGCGGATTGTGGAAGAACAGATCGAGTGCCAGATTCTGAGTGTTAATCCCCACGGCCATGTTTACAGTCAACCCATCGCTCAATGGCATCGCCGGGCCTGGCAGGAAGTCTTTGAATATCAACTGGAAACCGGAGCAACTATTAAAGCCACTGCCGATCACAAATTCCTCACTAGGGATGGACAAATGTACCGAATTGAGGACATTTTTCAGCGAGGATTAGACCTCTGGCAATTACCACCAGACTGCTTCAGCCCTTGGGAACTGGCAACCGATCAACCTCAAGTCATTAATGTGTAGGGGATACTAGATTTTACACATTTAGAGTTGAAGATAGACATATTAAAGGACGTTTCTCAGAGAGAACCTTTCAGATTTATATAGCTTAAAACAATTTGTGTAAGTTGATATGTCAAGCAACTAGTAGGTGGGAAATTGCTTAACCCTTGAAAACCGCCTGCCCAGGCCGGGTTAAGTTCATCCAATGGGGGGAAGTGAAACCTTAGAAAACAAGCTAGATTAAACATAGATTGAGTTATGTTGTTCGTTTACAAAACTAAACTTATTTCTAACTCTTGGCTAACGTCTTATTTGCAGTTCAATAACGCTCCCTTTACACTTAAAACCCCTAACCCCCACAAATCAATATTATGTTTCCTCCAGTGCTTCGTACTTTGGGTTTGAGTATTCTTCTAGCTGGAGCCTTAGCCCCCGTCACTCTGGCCCAACCCCGCGCCAATTCCCTTCTCCCTTCCCTGGCTGTCGCGACCCTGACCCCGGCGGAAGTCCAACAGCAGTTACAAATTAAGCCCGAAACCGCGCAGGATTATTACAATCTCGGTCTAGTAGCCCAAGGACAAGGCGATTTTCCCCAGGCCATTGCCTATTTCACCCAAGCCATTACCCAGCAGGGCCTAGCCGATTACTATTTTGCACGGGGATTAGCCCAGGCCGACCTTGGAGATCACCTCAAAGCCCTAGATGACTATAACCAGGCCATTGAACTCGACCCAAATTTTGCCAGTGCATTCTACAATCGGGGGATGACCTATCTGGCCTTGCAAAACCTTCCCGCTGCTGTCAATAACTTTGATCAGGCCATTGCCCTCGATCCAGAATTTGTGGCTGCCTACTATAGCCGGGGGATGGCCTATTTTGACATGGGCAAAATTGAACTGGCCCGCCAAGACTATAACCGCTCCCTCAGCCTCAGTCCCACCATGTCCGCTTCCTATTACGACCAAGCCCCGCGTCCCTTAACCGGTGGTGGTGATTAGTCGTCCTCAAAAGTTGATTGAGAGAATGGATTTAGAAATGCGACCCAGGCTCCTCTAAAAACCCTAATTCATCCGGTGTACTAGCTCGGCCGAGAATTTGATT
Encoded proteins:
- the dnaE gene encoding DNA polymerase III subunit alpha; translation: MSFVGLHIHSDYSLLDGASQLPDLVNQAMELGMPAVALTDHGVMYGAVELLKLCRGKNLKPIIGNEMYVINGDITKQERRPRFHQVVLAKNTQGYRNLAKLTTISHLEGVQSKGIFSRPCINKDLLEQYREGLIVTSACLGGEIPQAIMHGKPDVARRVASWYKERFGEDFYLEIQDHGSPEDRVVNVELVKISQELGIEIIATNDSHYISCYDVESHDALLCIQTGKLITEDKRLRYSGTEYLKSAAEMALLFRDHLEPEIVEMAIKNTLAVAEKIEGYDIFREPQSPAYPLPPGHTAETYLEQVTWAGLLNRFNLTTRTEVEPRYRERLEYELEMLQKMGFSTYFLVVWDYIKYARDNGIPVGPGRGCVLGNTRVLLANGQETCIQDIQVGEVVITHRGQALPVTQKFEYPCNEKIIQLAIGSETLTLTQDHKIWAIQSQRCTVKSAKTETVICKPSCQRYCSEKPFEKYQLEWLPASSLEKDDFVVFPRNHSTEQPLTFDLLDYIESKPHLKHDECSIWYEIGTNSLLTHKIPRFIPYDQNLAKLLGFYIAEGWSRLGERECAVGFGFSDQEWDYAQEVSQLLQNVFGLDSKITPHQTRHSLQVIAYSRIVGEFLAAICGKGANHKIIPNDIILHGQSNYTRILIAYLFRGDGHNGSSSKTIAIKYTTTSPQLASQLRFLLARFGYWASILIRKKDNTKWADEYSVKLAGKQLLNWNSDFWDFPIGVKEQAFYRNDSFYVDENYIYIKIRAKDYIDFSGKVYDISVPPDASYVANGYAIHNSAAGSLVAYALGITNIDPVHHGLLFERFLNPERKSMPDIDTDFCIERRDEVIQYVTQKYGTERVAQIITFNRMTSKAVLKDVARVLDIPYGEADKMAKMIPIVRGKPTKLKVMISDETPEPEFKKVYDTDERVRHWIDLAMRIEGTNKTYGVHAAGVVIASEPLAEIVPLQRNNDGAVITQYFMEDLESLGLLKMDFLGLRNLTMIQKTKDLVQQFQNLDVDVDALPLDDPATYSLLSRGELEGIFQLESSGMRQIVRELKPSNLEDISSVLALYRPGPLDAGLVPKFINRKHGRERIQYEHDLLKPILDETYGVLIFQEQIMKMAQDLAGYSLGQADLLRRAMGKKKVSEMQKHEQMFVDGAAKNGVPGKIAQDLFQQMVMFAEYCLSADTELYTVEYGWLQIGRIVEEQIECQILSVNPHGHVYSQPIAQWHRRAWQEVFEYQLETGATIKATADHKFLTRDGQMYRIEDIFQRGLDLWQLPPDCFSPWELATDQPQVINV
- a CDS encoding GGDEF domain-containing protein; this encodes MLLSSADHTRDNILPPPEVNYQAQVQQLQALLAEMSQAVVPNGQRQAAQKLATELGLTLGGLGFTDATQLAWMIAQRLTETLTFTPQTLKELNHWGSKLKELTSPVPAAPPDQPEILLIDEDLDLAQALGRDAPHWEMQLVTVTTWADGLAYLADYRPSLVVINPHLAPDSQANSQLLSRLSQASPAIPTILFTDEDSWRARLAAIRLGSRVSLAKPVSGDQVWQAISDLLHRQENTQAHVLIVDDDPVAITILKRVLAPWGLDITAVQDPQKFWQALEATIPDLVILDVQMPGINGIELCQMVRSDPRWGRLPIVFFTASTEPDLVTRLFAAGADDFVSKPIIGPELVTRILNRLERTRLLRSLAETDPLTGIFNRRKAQEMLEKFIGLAQAETQPLSLVMLDLDHFKQVNDRYGHSSGDQVLVATARLLRQSLRPEDVVARWGGEEFLIGMYGLGAETAVARLEFVLEKLRTRQFTSEQGEIFQVSFSAGVAEFPHQGQDLMSLYRTADETLYAAKANGRNQVLAANV
- a CDS encoding ABC1 kinase family protein, with the translated sequence MSIRAEKLLRWQRSQSLLSRQWQITTAILGLVGRWLGDWAWHRNSARLRQKRARQLVQTLLNLGPTFIKIGQFLSTRIDLLPWEYVEALRDLQDRVPPFSSRQALEIVSRELGYPLPELYAEFTAEPLAAASLGQVHRATLHTGEAVVVKVQRPYLQQLLSLDYRVIGAWVKLIHRMIPVSRRYDLPAIYEEFFSILLQEIDYIREGQNADRFRQNFQAEPHIRVPKIYWTYTTSRVLTMEYLPGIRIDNRAALAAHGLNPQALNQLGICCYLKQLLIDGFFHADPHPGNLAVTTTGDLIFYDYGMMTEVAALNQEQMVATFFAVLQKDTQQVIVTLTQLGLIEPVADMSTVERIMQVILTEFTERPLDVEFFSQMRQDVYLLFQQQPFRLPAKLTYILKSLTTLDGIARTLDANYNLVAAAQPFVKQLALSSRGRGWRALTQQTQSFIQRKLNQPSHTEILLQNFQARLERGDIKVRVKAPETEIMLRRVYLTLQCLLLTSVAGFTLLGGILLLLGDYWGGAIFLFMVTALAVLGLGRLAWRLLF
- a CDS encoding DUF7734 family protein — protein: MSPLQQLEAYSQQHPQEVLLISARWLDGANTEQEDYVMVFKGVSSSLMHATAVDADVPVLPPQAEILTIDRLASPYNPNQPQYLEQNITWERFVAQYLNI
- a CDS encoding tetratricopeptide repeat protein, translated to MSILLAGALAPVTLAQPRANSLLPSLAVATLTPAEVQQQLQIKPETAQDYYNLGLVAQGQGDFPQAIAYFTQAITQQGLADYYFARGLAQADLGDHLKALDDYNQAIELDPNFASAFYNRGMTYLALQNLPAAVNNFDQAIALDPEFVAAYYSRGMAYFDMGKIELARQDYNRSLSLSPTMSASYYDQAPRPLTGGGD
- a CDS encoding DUF305 domain-containing protein — translated: MVISSQKLFITLGVGAAVLGGGIFGWQSNYQGLQAQPESLQVMGHSRTPMSHGGHMMMVTSEEHYIAEMIPHHQEAVETATLILNRSPRPEMRAFAQAIIDVQSAEILQLQAWLRDWYPQAKPEVNYVPMMRDLTQLQGDTLDQTFLEDMIMHHHGAVMMSEQLLNRGLVKHQPVGAFAKSVITTQSIEINQMQAWLNKWFGTAKNSGSMHHH